The Montipora capricornis isolate CH-2021 chromosome 3, ASM3666992v2, whole genome shotgun sequence genome includes the window TTTCTCCCTCCATCTCatcctcttcttcttctagCTCCTCTTTGTCCAATGCTTCGGTGGTTTTCTGCTCCTGGGTAGGTTCACCCTTAAGATCATCAGCAGAAGTTTGAGTTTCTAAAGATAACAAAAATGCATCATTGTCATTGAAATCTGCTCTAAATCATGGGTTATCACCCAAGGCAAGACTGACCAATATTATTAGTCTCTCAGCTGCCATGTTTTGTAGTTAGTTCATATGTGTTATCAACTACTAGCAGCAATACATGAAGGTAATAGGAGACAGCATTGTCTTTAACACATGATGTCACTAAAACTGGTTGTTGGTACTCAAGCTCTTTAAATGAAATTGCCCAATCTTCCTGGTTTTTCTGCAATCTGTCCTTCAATTGACTTATCTTGTCATTCATGTCTCTGACTTTCCTCTTCagctttttcctctctttctttAAACTTGCACATTCAGGACAGACAGAATAATTTGTTACCTCTGAAGTGGTATCTTCTGTATCAGGTGCCTCAAAAGTATGGCAATAACATAGGAGAGATGTAATACTAAACTGAATGATGTGAGCTTGTCTTTCAAGATCTATATAATTTACTTTATACCTCACTGGGAGTACGAGTCAGCCTCTGATCCTTCTGAAGGTTATCATCTGTCAAAGTTGAGGTAGGTAACTGAATACTGGTAACATTCTGCAAAAAAATATGTGTTGTTTCAAGTTAGCCAAATATCTAACCTATAAACATATATTGCTTTTGAGAAAGCATGAAGCTGAGCTCATTTTAACCGGTGGGTAGAGAATCTACCTGTTAGTGAGGTAGGGATGTTTTTCAAATCAATGTAATATGAAGAATGTTTTGTAATGAAAGACTTAATTGTCTGATAACAGCTATATAAATTTGTAAATACCATGTTTGGCAAGAAAGTTGGTAAAGAACCAGATGCAGGTACCTGGGCACTTGAATCATtctgcataaaaaaaaaaatttcgtcAAAAAAATCTATTTAAACAGTGTTGAACAATGTCAGTCTCGCCTCGAAACAAAAAGGGCACTTTAATACTAACAATGTCTTCATCGACAGCAGATAAGGATGATGCAGGGCCAGACTGTGGAGGAGTGGATCTGAGTGTAAAATTCTAGAAACAAAATAAGTTAAGTTCATAACATGTTCGCATGCCCTTgtttatgaaataaaatattcccaATAATGATGCACACTAAATCTTGAGCCTTACTTGAAGACTACAATCCTCTTCATCTATCATACTACCAGAAGCACAGCTCAACTGATCCACTTCTATTTCTTGTCGATCCAAAGGTGATGCATCATCCCCAGGAGAACAAAGTAAGTAATTGATGACCTACACAAAACAGAACTGTT containing:
- the LOC138041997 gene encoding uncharacterized protein, with the protein product MVCSEHFAEECFERSLHVEGSQRTLRPGSVPSIWRNKYSHEPSTSRSVRTRKKVINYLLCSPGDDASPLDRQEIEVDQLSCASGSMIDEEDCSLQNFTLRSTPPQSGPASSLSAVDEDINDSSAQVPASGSLPTFLPNMNVTSIQLPTSTLTDDNLQKDQRLTRTPSEKLKLLLMILRVNLPRSRKPPKHWTKRS